The Haloarchaeobius sp. HME9146 genome includes a region encoding these proteins:
- a CDS encoding glycosyltransferase family 4 protein — protein sequence MPESNKEYVLVTEYFHPDTASTGQLMTDLAVGLQERGLDMTVFTGQPNYHSGDNEKQPHTSTHEGVLVNRIRAPQVRQSSLPRRLFNWTVFTVWMFFALLFSRTEKEREVVFVSNPPFLPVALWLVCRLRGWAYTYIVYDLYPDQPAELDYITEGGVIDTVWGMLNRRAFLAAKHVVALGPVMKQRISNNAGRKFDESKVEIIHNWEDEEFIEPVPKGDNWFSEEHGLVEPFSVLYSGNIGDFHDLETLVEGSTEFQDENVKFLIVGQGDNKQNIVSLAEKHGVKGETVDFLPYQPWDDLPYSLTSADVSVVAVKEGFEGVCVSSKLYTAMATGQPVLVISQPDDDEARIVEQFEAGIQVSQGDVEGIVEAINRWQSNPELVREQGKNAREAFENNFTEDQSIDEYYRMLAGTLPN from the coding sequence ATGCCAGAGTCAAACAAAGAGTACGTTCTCGTCACGGAGTACTTTCACCCGGATACTGCGTCGACTGGCCAACTGATGACAGATCTGGCCGTCGGTCTTCAGGAGCGTGGGCTCGATATGACGGTCTTTACTGGTCAGCCAAACTACCACAGTGGAGATAACGAGAAGCAACCGCACACCTCGACACACGAGGGGGTGCTGGTAAATCGCATTCGAGCGCCTCAAGTCAGGCAATCGTCCCTCCCTCGGCGCTTGTTCAACTGGACCGTTTTTACGGTCTGGATGTTCTTTGCACTGCTCTTCAGCCGGACCGAGAAGGAGCGTGAAGTCGTCTTCGTCTCTAATCCCCCGTTTTTACCGGTGGCTCTCTGGTTGGTTTGCCGGCTCCGTGGGTGGGCATATACCTACATCGTCTACGACCTGTATCCGGACCAACCGGCCGAGCTCGATTACATTACAGAGGGTGGTGTAATCGACACAGTTTGGGGTATGCTGAACCGTCGTGCGTTCTTAGCAGCCAAGCACGTCGTGGCACTCGGCCCAGTCATGAAACAGCGAATCAGCAACAACGCTGGCCGGAAGTTCGACGAGTCAAAGGTCGAGATCATCCACAATTGGGAAGACGAGGAGTTCATTGAACCCGTCCCCAAAGGAGATAACTGGTTCAGTGAAGAGCATGGGTTGGTCGAACCGTTCTCTGTGCTGTATTCCGGGAACATCGGGGACTTCCACGATTTGGAGACGCTCGTCGAAGGGTCGACCGAATTTCAGGATGAGAACGTCAAATTCCTCATCGTCGGACAGGGCGATAACAAGCAAAATATCGTTAGCCTCGCTGAGAAACACGGTGTAAAAGGCGAAACCGTTGACTTCCTTCCGTACCAGCCGTGGGACGACCTTCCGTACAGTCTCACCTCTGCCGACGTGTCTGTCGTGGCTGTGAAAGAAGGGTTCGAAGGTGTCTGTGTGTCGAGCAAGCTCTACACGGCGATGGCTACTGGGCAGCCAGTGCTCGTCATTTCCCAGCCGGACGACGACGAGGCACGAATCGTAGAGCAGTTCGAAGCCGGTATTCAGGTATCACAGGGTGATGTCGAGGGCATCGTTGAGGCGATCAACCGGTGGCAGTCAAATCCCGAACTCGTCCGGGAGCAAGGAAAGAACGCTCGCGAAGCCTTCGAGAACAACTTCACCGAAGACCAGTCCATCGACGAGTACTATCGGATGCTCGCTGGCACACTGCCGAACTGA
- a CDS encoding NAD-dependent epimerase/dehydratase family protein, which translates to MTDLTDRAVLVTGGAGFIGSYLAEELLERGADVVVADDFSRGGFEKISHLEDDIEVRPTDLTTHKGCIEATEGVDDVFHLAAAVGGIHYIKRENVHGLTPSVLMNQHMLEAARINDVDRFLFASSACIYRQEHDDLNLFSEDQGIPADPHSTYGWAKVLGEVACEAYQTDTDLKTGSVRIFNCYGPRESLDPKSSHVIPSLCRKVIEEPDGGSIELFGDGTQERGFIYVTDLVEGMIETIEKKVDGEPINLGNSMEVVSMNELAEKIIEISGKDISIEHDLSKPTGTDKYACDMTKMKEELDWEPGVSLDDGLQQVFEWARSELEGTKPVAPAEGDN; encoded by the coding sequence ATGACGGACTTGACAGACCGAGCTGTGCTGGTGACCGGTGGCGCAGGGTTCATCGGTTCCTATCTAGCGGAAGAACTCCTTGAACGCGGTGCGGATGTTGTCGTCGCGGATGATTTCTCACGTGGGGGTTTTGAAAAGATTAGTCACCTTGAAGACGACATTGAGGTTCGACCGACTGACCTCACCACGCACAAGGGATGTATCGAGGCGACGGAAGGTGTCGACGACGTGTTTCACCTCGCCGCCGCTGTCGGCGGAATCCACTACATCAAGCGTGAGAATGTCCACGGTCTCACACCCAGTGTGTTGATGAACCAGCACATGCTGGAAGCGGCTCGAATTAACGATGTCGACCGGTTCCTGTTCGCGTCGAGCGCCTGTATTTACCGGCAGGAACACGACGACCTGAACCTGTTCAGTGAAGACCAGGGAATCCCTGCTGACCCACACAGCACGTACGGGTGGGCGAAAGTACTCGGGGAGGTCGCCTGCGAGGCGTACCAGACCGATACGGACCTGAAGACTGGTTCAGTCCGGATCTTCAACTGCTACGGGCCGCGTGAGAGCCTAGACCCGAAGAGCAGTCACGTCATTCCGTCGCTCTGTCGAAAAGTCATCGAAGAACCGGACGGTGGGTCCATCGAACTCTTCGGTGACGGGACGCAGGAACGTGGCTTCATCTACGTCACCGACCTCGTCGAGGGGATGATCGAAACGATCGAAAAGAAGGTTGATGGGGAACCGATTAATCTCGGTAACTCGATGGAGGTCGTCTCGATGAACGAGCTCGCGGAGAAGATTATCGAAATCAGCGGCAAGGATATATCAATCGAGCACGACCTCTCGAAGCCCACCGGGACGGACAAGTACGCCTGCGACATGACGAAGATGAAAGAGGAACTTGACTGGGAACCGGGTGTTTCGCTTGACGACGGTCTCCAGCAGGTCTTCGAATGGGCCAGGAGCGAACTCGAAGGAACTAAGCCGGTTGCTCCTGCAGAGGGAGATAACTGA
- a CDS encoding glycosyltransferase family 4 protein, giving the protein MSEETESTFIMHVLPKNKHGGISLQVLDVARSLGERGYENLLVFPDEDDDDFHSYAADQGVPSERLPYRMPKEFDSLSSVLSNVMWVLGFMFSVWSIRNEIKETSPDVVHLNGLLVLQPAVAAALEDVEIVWYLVSDIYPEWLVRLLIPFVNYVSSEVVLISESNRSYYRQDGRDVPVIPGTIDMSRLTDGTVSGERKRDFRDTHGIDPDLPIVLTLAKLNEVKSQKSVVEAIVDMDLEVQYLVAGPKQDEQYATELEVLAEREGVGDRVHVTGFVDDKAAALAIADVFVLPSSGEGTPLAIMEAMKTGTPVIASRVGGVPEMLADGDAGQLVDYGSPGELRDALNRYLSDPELIEKHTKAAESRVCQKYGIQSVTNDYVNVYESL; this is encoded by the coding sequence ATGAGTGAAGAAACCGAGTCCACGTTCATCATGCACGTGCTCCCCAAGAACAAACACGGTGGCATCAGCCTCCAGGTACTGGATGTCGCGCGCTCTTTGGGCGAACGTGGTTACGAGAACCTGTTGGTGTTCCCCGACGAAGACGACGACGATTTCCACTCCTACGCGGCCGACCAAGGAGTTCCGTCCGAACGCCTGCCGTATCGAATGCCCAAGGAGTTCGACTCTCTCAGCTCCGTGCTATCGAACGTGATGTGGGTGCTCGGATTCATGTTCTCCGTCTGGAGTATCCGGAACGAAATCAAGGAAACGTCTCCGGACGTTGTTCACCTGAACGGTCTCCTCGTGCTTCAGCCTGCGGTCGCTGCAGCACTCGAAGACGTCGAGATAGTGTGGTATCTCGTGAGCGATATCTACCCGGAATGGTTGGTACGGTTGCTTATCCCGTTTGTGAACTACGTTTCGAGTGAGGTCGTGTTGATTTCCGAATCAAACCGGTCGTACTACAGACAGGACGGTCGGGACGTACCGGTCATTCCGGGAACGATCGACATGAGCCGTCTGACCGACGGTACAGTCTCCGGCGAACGCAAACGAGATTTCCGCGACACGCATGGAATTGATCCAGATCTTCCGATCGTCTTGACACTCGCGAAGTTGAACGAGGTGAAGAGCCAGAAATCAGTGGTTGAAGCAATCGTCGACATGGACCTTGAAGTCCAGTACCTCGTTGCAGGGCCCAAACAAGACGAACAGTACGCAACAGAACTCGAAGTCCTCGCAGAGCGCGAGGGCGTCGGTGATCGCGTCCACGTCACCGGCTTCGTCGACGACAAAGCGGCGGCGCTGGCGATTGCCGACGTGTTCGTCCTTCCCTCCTCGGGCGAGGGGACGCCCCTGGCCATCATGGAAGCGATGAAGACCGGAACACCGGTAATCGCCAGTCGAGTCGGCGGTGTTCCGGAGATGCTAGCGGACGGCGACGCCGGACAACTGGTTGATTACGGCTCTCCCGGAGAACTTCGAGACGCACTCAACCGTTATTTAAGCGACCCTGAGCTCATAGAGAAGCATACCAAGGCCGCAGAATCCAGAGTCTGCCAAAAGTACGGAATCCAAAGCGTGACAAACGACTACGTAAACGTCTATGAGTCACTGTAG
- a CDS encoding polysaccharide pyruvyl transferase family protein, whose protein sequence is MSTSFFVLGYFGFGNAGDDSIGRATVQQLRRSTEGADISTVSANGEFDPGGNVRLIDFSFGAIAAAVWRADELILTGGSHFHDERSSLASLKVNVFYLLVVSVAILSSTNVHALGHGIGPLSRTSSRVLASLVLRLAETVTVRDPESRKVARNLGVDAKLTFDHAALLETNDLDHSTERLGVSVTPAFRKYHDSPDRDDQLVADLATVLDDALDGDRWDGVTVFAFHNGDANGDVLLSERLRRHMETTDVTVETYDDDPVAFLNSISSMDVFLGMKYHSLVFAYLTDVPVVSISYHPKCDWFQNYTKTDDSCATQMTNASESTLSELVARLSDENGMCQATLPRKRAEELASKSIKSAINK, encoded by the coding sequence ATGTCTACCAGTTTTTTTGTTCTCGGTTACTTCGGATTTGGCAACGCTGGGGATGACTCTATCGGTAGAGCAACCGTTCAGCAGTTGCGTAGGAGCACCGAAGGTGCCGATATTTCGACAGTATCCGCGAACGGCGAGTTCGACCCTGGAGGCAACGTTCGGTTGATCGACTTCTCGTTCGGTGCTATCGCGGCGGCGGTCTGGCGCGCAGACGAACTGATACTTACTGGCGGTAGTCACTTCCATGACGAAAGGTCTAGTCTCGCGAGCCTGAAGGTCAACGTGTTCTACCTCCTCGTGGTTTCGGTCGCCATATTGTCGTCGACGAACGTTCACGCCCTCGGTCACGGAATTGGACCACTCTCGCGGACTTCGTCTCGTGTGCTCGCCTCACTAGTACTGCGACTCGCAGAGACGGTGACGGTCCGAGATCCGGAGTCTAGAAAGGTCGCGCGGAATCTGGGTGTCGACGCGAAGTTGACCTTCGATCACGCTGCACTACTGGAGACCAACGATCTGGACCACTCAACCGAACGACTGGGGGTCTCGGTGACGCCAGCGTTCCGCAAGTACCACGACAGTCCCGACCGCGACGATCAATTGGTCGCGGATCTGGCCACAGTGCTTGACGACGCGCTCGACGGTGATCGATGGGATGGAGTGACGGTGTTCGCGTTCCACAACGGGGACGCGAATGGGGACGTGTTGCTGTCGGAACGTCTCCGTCGGCATATGGAGACTACGGACGTCACCGTCGAGACGTACGACGACGACCCAGTCGCGTTCCTCAATTCTATCTCGTCGATGGATGTGTTCCTCGGCATGAAGTACCACTCACTGGTCTTCGCGTACCTTACAGACGTGCCGGTGGTCTCAATTAGCTATCACCCCAAGTGCGATTGGTTCCAGAACTATACCAAGACGGATGATTCGTGCGCGACCCAGATGACCAACGCGTCTGAATCGACCCTCTCGGAGTTGGTTGCGCGGCTCTCCGACGAGAACGGCATGTGTCAAGCGACGCTCCCGAGGAAGCGTGCCGAAGAACTGGCTTCCAAAAGCATCAAGTCCGCAATCAATAAATGA
- a CDS encoding glycosyltransferase family 4 protein, producing MTDGAAAGSREVLFLSKAGVTDQSTQHRIDPIADELREREYNVSVIHGKQRSIFGRPFRYVAGAGIVELLSNGGSYDAVVMNRDGSPTAYLAALLCNRKEIPLIFDIDDALYHQKRIDETPIPIPGRIFLDKVIQQAAHVTTGNSNIESELSSLNSNITTIPTPVDASVFQKETDPAATYDSTVLGWMGIGPGHEHNLRLLREPLMTLGKKYDITFRMVSSLGNGEIRDTFTEVEQYVDVDYGYNDRIPLKQVRREMATFDIAVLPLNPSDEMMEGKSIIKVLEHLAMGLPVVASDALAYGDLLTHDETGLLADTTEDWVSNIERLINDEGEKNRLAEAGYQMVVKDYTVESYVDQLETVIDTAVTDL from the coding sequence ATGACTGACGGCGCGGCAGCGGGTTCGAGAGAAGTTCTCTTTCTGTCTAAAGCTGGAGTTACTGACCAGAGTACGCAGCATAGGATAGACCCGATTGCAGACGAATTGAGGGAACGCGAATATAACGTTTCAGTGATTCATGGGAAGCAACGATCTATCTTCGGTCGTCCGTTCAGATACGTTGCGGGAGCAGGAATTGTGGAGCTACTATCCAATGGCGGATCGTACGACGCGGTCGTGATGAATCGCGATGGGAGCCCAACTGCGTATTTGGCTGCTCTCCTCTGTAACCGCAAAGAGATTCCACTGATATTCGACATTGACGACGCACTCTATCATCAGAAGCGAATAGACGAGACACCCATCCCGATACCCGGCCGGATATTCCTTGATAAAGTTATTCAGCAGGCGGCACACGTAACAACCGGAAACAGCAATATTGAGTCGGAGCTATCGAGTCTCAACTCAAACATCACGACGATACCAACCCCGGTTGACGCTTCCGTCTTCCAGAAGGAAACCGACCCGGCAGCGACATACGATTCGACTGTTCTCGGATGGATGGGAATCGGCCCCGGTCACGAGCACAACCTTAGGCTACTGCGGGAGCCGTTGATGACGTTGGGAAAGAAGTACGACATCACGTTCCGGATGGTTAGCAGTCTCGGCAATGGAGAAATCAGAGACACCTTCACTGAAGTTGAACAGTATGTGGATGTTGATTACGGGTACAATGACCGAATCCCACTTAAGCAGGTGCGGAGAGAGATGGCTACGTTCGATATCGCAGTCTTGCCACTGAATCCGTCCGACGAAATGATGGAGGGGAAGTCAATAATCAAGGTATTGGAACATCTAGCGATGGGATTACCGGTTGTAGCATCTGACGCTCTTGCGTATGGTGATCTCCTTACGCACGACGAGACGGGACTCTTAGCTGACACTACGGAAGATTGGGTGAGCAATATCGAACGGCTAATAAACGATGAGGGTGAAAAGAATAGGCTTGCTGAAGCCGGCTACCAGATGGTCGTTAAAGATTACACAGTTGAATCGTATGTAGACCAGTTGGAGACCGTTATAGACACAGCAGTTACTGACCTCTGA
- a CDS encoding NAD-dependent epimerase/dehydratase family protein has translation MTMWDGEHVLVTGGASFIGSHLVEDLVEHGANVRVADDLSSGEMVNLEEVKDDIEVLEGNLKHYDFADEATKDIDTVFHLAADHGGRGYISNYPANCATNMALDNIVYEAAAKNGVERISFASSACTYPTDIQQERQRLSEDMVSFEERGGAYADEVYGWAKLMGERSLHAYGEQYDIDTSIVRIFTAYGPRENETHAIVAFMAKAFAEQDPYQIWGDGEQTRNFTYVKDITRALRLAAENVTDGTPVNAGISRYVTMNEAVEHVFDHLGWEPDEINYMTDKPVGVRHRAADTTRAEELLGWEPEYTVEEGIKRTLDWYVEARDKEYVKENLETLLHER, from the coding sequence ATGACAATGTGGGATGGAGAACACGTTCTGGTCACGGGCGGTGCCTCGTTCATCGGTAGTCATCTGGTTGAGGATTTGGTCGAACACGGCGCGAATGTCCGAGTCGCAGACGACCTATCCAGCGGCGAAATGGTCAACCTTGAGGAGGTAAAAGACGACATCGAAGTCCTCGAGGGGAACCTCAAACACTACGACTTTGCGGACGAGGCGACGAAAGACATCGATACGGTGTTCCACCTCGCAGCTGACCACGGTGGACGTGGGTACATCTCGAACTACCCAGCCAACTGTGCGACGAACATGGCCCTGGACAATATCGTCTACGAGGCCGCCGCGAAGAACGGCGTCGAGCGAATCTCGTTCGCGTCCAGTGCTTGTACCTACCCGACTGACATCCAGCAGGAGAGACAGCGCCTCTCAGAGGATATGGTCAGCTTCGAGGAACGCGGTGGTGCCTACGCCGATGAAGTCTATGGATGGGCGAAACTCATGGGCGAACGGTCGCTCCACGCGTACGGTGAACAGTACGACATCGACACGAGCATCGTCCGTATCTTCACCGCTTATGGTCCACGCGAGAACGAGACCCACGCAATCGTCGCGTTCATGGCGAAGGCGTTCGCTGAACAAGACCCGTATCAGATTTGGGGCGACGGGGAGCAGACGCGGAACTTCACCTATGTGAAGGACATTACTCGGGCCCTTCGCCTTGCTGCTGAGAACGTCACTGATGGGACGCCGGTTAACGCTGGTATCAGCCGCTACGTGACGATGAATGAGGCCGTTGAACACGTCTTCGACCACCTCGGGTGGGAGCCGGATGAGATCAACTACATGACTGACAAGCCGGTCGGTGTCCGCCACCGCGCGGCAGACACGACTCGCGCTGAAGAACTCCTTGGCTGGGAACCGGAGTACACAGTCGAGGAGGGTATCAAGCGCACTCTCGACTGGTACGTAGAAGCCCGCGACAAGGAGTACGTCAAAGAGAACCTCGAAACGCTCCTCCACGAGCGATAA
- a CDS encoding sulfatase, with product MNILIFVSDALRADHLSCYGYDRQTTPNIDSFAEENVRYENGFTPSTWTRSVAASILTGAHPSVHGVKTLDDYFGGTQPRWPKIFGEMGYRTAGISAIGNVSSGLGFDRGFDEFVDLYKDDSIKPHRSTSTAGDELLEHESGRVVFPLAEQVVDEFERTVLESESDDPFFGFLWTIDPHDPYQPPEGFQSFVNPDYEGQIDGTRESLRHASTEEDFQRLINLYDSEITYVDHAFGDLLDRLKHHSVYDETIVFLVGDHGEAFGDHDGNVGHSHVPYEELVHVPIIARYPETNPAWKGEGDLMSLVDLLPTALDYIDQYERWDGVENATGRSILDSGRTSVYSETDYADVQNSFYSVRRRRWKYIKTESPNEGLTPYLEKIVDLQFMRQVLTNPIYFLRRRFGESSERLYDLQNDPEEHENLVDSAGVSDDLRRELEQWREAISSGEADPRAALDDIDDETRDQLREMGYLD from the coding sequence ATGAATATCCTAATCTTCGTCTCGGACGCCCTCAGGGCAGATCACCTCTCCTGTTACGGTTACGACCGACAAACCACTCCGAATATTGATAGTTTCGCCGAGGAGAACGTCCGGTACGAGAACGGCTTCACCCCCTCTACTTGGACTCGGTCTGTCGCGGCATCTATCCTCACGGGTGCACACCCCTCCGTCCACGGTGTCAAGACCCTGGACGATTACTTCGGTGGGACACAACCACGGTGGCCAAAGATATTCGGCGAGATGGGTTATCGCACGGCGGGGATATCGGCCATAGGAAACGTATCGTCAGGGCTGGGATTTGATCGCGGATTCGACGAGTTCGTCGACTTGTACAAGGACGACTCCATCAAGCCACACAGAAGCACGTCCACCGCGGGCGACGAGCTCCTCGAACACGAGAGCGGCCGGGTCGTGTTCCCGCTTGCGGAGCAAGTCGTGGACGAGTTTGAACGCACCGTCCTCGAATCCGAAAGTGATGACCCGTTCTTCGGGTTTCTCTGGACGATCGACCCCCACGACCCGTACCAGCCTCCCGAGGGGTTCCAGTCGTTTGTCAACCCTGACTACGAGGGCCAGATCGATGGCACCAGGGAGAGCCTCCGACATGCCAGCACTGAAGAGGACTTCCAGCGGCTAATCAACCTCTACGACTCGGAGATCACGTACGTGGACCACGCGTTCGGCGACCTATTGGACAGACTGAAACACCACAGCGTCTACGACGAGACGATCGTATTCTTGGTTGGCGACCACGGCGAGGCCTTCGGTGACCACGACGGGAACGTCGGGCACTCCCACGTACCGTACGAGGAACTGGTACACGTCCCAATCATCGCTCGATACCCGGAGACGAACCCGGCGTGGAAAGGCGAAGGAGATCTCATGAGCCTGGTCGACTTGCTGCCGACGGCACTGGACTACATAGATCAGTACGAACGGTGGGATGGCGTCGAGAACGCGACGGGTCGGTCCATCCTTGACAGCGGTCGTACGTCCGTGTACTCCGAGACCGACTACGCCGATGTGCAGAACTCGTTCTACTCGGTGCGGCGACGCCGGTGGAAGTACATCAAGACGGAGTCCCCGAACGAGGGACTGACACCGTACTTGGAGAAGATAGTAGACCTCCAGTTCATGCGTCAGGTACTGACAAATCCCATCTACTTCCTGCGGCGACGATTCGGCGAATCTTCGGAGCGACTGTACGATCTCCAGAACGATCCGGAGGAACACGAGAACCTCGTCGATTCCGCCGGCGTATCCGACGACTTGAGGCGCGAACTGGAGCAGTGGCGAGAGGCCATCAGCAGCGGTGAAGCGGACCCGAGGGCGGCGCTCGACGACATCGACGACGAGACCCGAGACCAACTCCGCGAGATGGGGTACCTCGACTAA
- a CDS encoding sulfatase-like hydrolase/transferase: MKNVLMVTVDSLRADACGFVGDGGQTPYLSSLADDGVVYENAIAPGPRTPCSVPVSHTGEPERNSAFTSDERWAAIGRHVETHTTIPEQFKQLGYQTIGFTANPWTAYETNFDAGFDEFYELRPGADNGFETLPDVGMLGTVDDILTGTKIGDRFKWRNRREWFAHWTAFYKEIEQKLSDMDEPYFAWVFVMDTHQPYILPSEFRTETNLPKTLYSLMQYERDDEQRLPSHVVKWLKEAYRDCVRSADRFVERLYKNLQSPETLLVFNADHGEAHGEHGTFGHEYQLYEENIHVPFLVHGLGECQTIKDPLSLTRLPQLLEHFATESRPNPASFTDKFVVSDVESHRFSKHRAELNGYAPHFATVRSNDLKYIDTASGAELYDLSADPDETDELSREHPELVELLSELTTIRTVKPNEKLSIVQAIQKIHS, from the coding sequence ATGAAGAATGTTCTGATGGTGACCGTAGACAGCCTCAGAGCCGACGCGTGTGGGTTCGTCGGTGACGGTGGGCAGACTCCCTATCTCTCCTCGCTCGCCGACGATGGTGTGGTGTACGAGAACGCGATTGCTCCTGGCCCTCGGACGCCTTGTTCAGTACCGGTATCCCATACTGGCGAACCGGAGCGGAACAGCGCGTTCACTTCTGACGAACGGTGGGCCGCGATTGGAAGACACGTGGAGACCCACACAACGATACCGGAACAATTTAAACAGCTCGGATACCAAACAATTGGTTTCACCGCGAATCCATGGACTGCGTACGAGACGAATTTCGACGCTGGCTTCGACGAGTTCTACGAACTCCGGCCGGGGGCAGATAATGGCTTCGAGACGCTTCCCGACGTGGGAATGTTGGGGACTGTAGACGACATCCTGACCGGAACAAAGATTGGTGACCGGTTCAAGTGGAGAAATCGGCGAGAGTGGTTTGCCCACTGGACAGCGTTCTACAAAGAAATTGAACAGAAGCTGTCCGACATGGATGAGCCGTACTTCGCTTGGGTTTTCGTCATGGATACACATCAGCCGTACATCCTGCCGTCGGAGTTCCGTACCGAGACAAACCTGCCGAAGACATTGTACTCGCTCATGCAGTACGAACGGGACGACGAACAGCGGCTACCCTCTCATGTGGTCAAATGGCTAAAAGAAGCTTACCGGGACTGTGTTCGGTCCGCTGATCGGTTCGTTGAGCGACTCTACAAGAACCTACAGTCCCCCGAGACGTTGTTGGTATTCAACGCAGACCACGGGGAAGCACACGGTGAACACGGGACATTCGGCCACGAGTACCAACTGTACGAGGAGAACATCCACGTCCCGTTTCTCGTCCACGGCTTAGGCGAGTGTCAGACAATCAAAGACCCTCTCTCGCTCACGAGGTTACCACAACTGCTGGAACATTTCGCCACCGAATCGCGCCCCAATCCAGCGTCGTTCACGGACAAATTCGTGGTGTCAGACGTGGAAAGCCACCGGTTCTCGAAACACCGTGCGGAGTTGAACGGGTACGCCCCACACTTCGCAACAGTTCGAAGTAACGACCTCAAGTACATCGATACGGCCTCCGGTGCTGAGTTGTATGACCTCTCCGCCGATCCCGACGAGACTGACGAACTCTCTCGCGAGCACCCCGAGCTTGTCGAACTCCTCTCTGAACTCACAACCATTCGAACCGTCAAACCGAACGAAAAGCTATCGATTGTACAGGCTATACAGAAGATTCACTCGTGA